The Candidatus Mycosynbacter amalyticus genome contains the following window.
AGCGATCACTGGTCGACCAGCCTCAAGTGGCTTGGGGCTTATGATTGCTGAGCGTTTTGCGGCGGCCATGGAGAGTCATATCGGCACTCATCGGCACCGCGACGGCATGACGTTCTATATCAACATGATGGCGTCCGAGCAGCTGGCACTTCTGTGACCACAATACTATTGGTAGAAGATGATATGTGGTTTGCTGCACAGCAACAGCGAATACTTGCTGGCGCCGGCTATACGGTAACTCACGTGTCAGATGCGCAAGCTGCTGTAGATCAGATAGAGGTAGCAGATATACATGCGATTGTGCTTGATGTGCTGCTAGCGTACAACACGGCTTTTACGCTGCTACACGAGCTGCAGTCGTATGAAGAGACGAGCAAACTACCCGTAGTTATGTATACAACACAAGCTGAGTTGCTCAATATGGAAGCGCTCAAATCGTATGGCATTCAAGTGGTGCTAGACAAGACAACGATGCGCCCAGATGATACAGTGCGTGCACTTACAAGGGTTGGAGTATGAAGCCGGAACGCACTCAAGCGATCGTGCTACGGCGCACAGATTACGGCGAAAGTGATCGCATATTGCAGCTTATTACGCCACTGGGTAAGCGGAGCGCTATGGCGCGCGGTGTGCGCAAACCACGCTCCAAGCTTGCCGGCGGTGTAGAACTGCTCGCGGAGAGTGAAGTGCTGCTGCGCCCTGGCAAGGGCGAGCTGATGGTACTGAGCTCAGCTCGCATGGTGACATTTTATCGGCAGATACTGGCGGACTACGATAGACTGCAGTTTGCCTACGAAGTACTTAAGCTAGTATCTCGCGCTAGCGAACATGCTGATAGCAGCGAATGGTTTACGGTTACCAAGGAGGTACTGGCCGGGCTCGATGATCCGTCAACTAGCTCGGCACTTACCAAGGCATGGTTTTATATTCAATACGCCCGGCTCATGGGCGACGAACTTAGTACGCAGCGCGACGCTCTAGGGGAACTGCTTCGGGCAGATCAAACGTATCGCTATAATGTCGGCGAAAAAGCATTAGTACCGCACGACGCAGGTGATATCACGGCGAACCATATCAAAGTGCTGCGTCTTTTGGCCGAGCGCCCCCTCCATGTGGCGCGACATGTCAGTGGGCTTAGTGAATACCTCATCGTCGTGGCGGCGACAGCGCATCAGCATGCGGCTACAGATTAACGAAAAGCGGAGCGAGGTAATGGCCATGCCACCGGACACAGCGAAGTGTTCACGGTGGCATGGCTCCGAGGGGACTAGCGGGCAAACCCTGGCGGTTTTTTGAGCAAGCGGCGCCAGGTAGGCATATGCCAACAAGCAAACGCTTGCGCTTCGTATCCAGGATGGAGCTTAGTCGTAGGCGAGAACATAGAGCTGTACATGAGGTGGGCCGTTTCCGAGTGGAGTTGCTTGGCAATCCTCAACAGCTTTAGCCTTGCGTCACTGCTCTCATGATGCACGGTGGCATCGTGAGCACACAGTAAAAGCCCCCTGACTTTTTTTGCGCCTCCTTCCTCGTATTTGCGCACTGCGAGCAAATCGCGTTTGAGTTGCGAGCCGAACGACTCGACGAGCAGTGTTGTGAGCTCAGTATTTCCTTCTTGCACTGAGTTGCAGAAGGTGAAATACGTGCTGGAGTAGGGCACTTCCATCCTCTCTCGTTGGGTCGGGGTTGTGGCATAGTCCCTCTATCTACTGTAAAACTCTCGACAGCCGAGTCAACAGTGGTACAGAGGTCGCGAATCTGGTATACTGTTGTTAATTATGGTAAAGAAATCTACAAACGAGACAATGGACAATATCATCAGCCTGGCGAAGCGTCGCGGGTTTATCTATCCAGGTTCGGACGTCTATGGCGGACTCAGTGGCACGTGGGATTATGGCCCACTTGGCGTAGCGCTCAAGCGCAATATCATGCAACTGTGGTGGAAGATGTTTGTAGACGATCGCGAGGATATGTACGGCGTGGACGCGGCGATTATCATGAATCAGAAGGTCTGGCAGGCGAGTGGGCATGTCGATACGTTTGTTGATCCGCTATGTGAGGATACTGTCAATCATCGCCGTTTTCGTACCGACCATATCTTGAAAGATGCGGGTGTGGATGCCGAGGGTATGACGATGGAGCAGATGGACGCGGCGATCGAAGAGCAGGGAATTAAGAGTCCAGATGGCAATCCACTCAGTAAGTCTCGTACGTTCAACATGATGTTTACTACGCATGTGGGTGCGTCGAGCGATGCGACATCCGTGAGTTATCTTCGCCCAGAAACTGCACAAGGAATTTTCACAAATTACAAAAACGTTGTAGACAATTTTTATCCAGACCTACCGTTTGGCTTGGCGCAGCAGGGTAAGGCGTTTCGCAACGAGATTGCACCGCGCGATTTCATCTTCCGCTCACGCGAGTTCGAGCAGATGGAGATCGAATACTTCGTAAATCCAGATGAGTGGGAAGTAAGCTTCGACGCACTGCTCAAGGATATCCATGCCTATCTCGAAGCGCTTGGTCTACCGCAAGATCGCATCCACGAGCTAGAGGTTCCAGAGCAAGATCGTGCCCACTATAGCAAGCGTACCATCGACATCGAGTACGATTTCCCGATTGGCAAAGAAGAGCTACTTGGTCTGGCATACCGTACCGACTTCGACCTGATGAACATCCAAAACAACTCCGCCAAGAGTATGGAGTATACGATCAAAGGTACGAACACAAAATTTGTACCCCATGTGATCGAACCAAGCTTCGGCGTGGAGCGCGCGGTCATGGCTGTCATGAGCGCAGCATATACCGAAGACGAAGTAAACGGCGAGAAGCGCATCGTGATGAAGTTCCCAGAACACCTTGCACCAGTCAAATATGCCGTGAGTCCGCTACTCAAGAATAAGCCCGAACTAGTTGCAAAAGCTCGCGAAGTCTACCAGATACTCAAGAAAGAACACGGCGCTGTGATGTGGGACGACAACGGCAACATCGGTAAACGCTACCGCCGCCAAGACGAAATTGGTACACCGCACTGCGTGGTAATCGACTTCGAGACGATCGAAGGTGACGGCACAGTGACGATTCGCGATCGTGATACGACTGAGCAGCGACGAGTCAAAATTACAGAGTTATAGGGTATGGAAAAAGGAAGTTCTGAGTTTGATGCCCCGGTCTATTCAACCGTTAATTTGGAGCGTATTGGGACGAAACTTGTACGTATGGTTATATTTGAGGGTGAGCTGATGACATTTGAAGTTGACCGAGGAATGCACGCCGCAGGCAAAGCGCTTGAAGACAAAGCGAGCAATACGAGTGAAGAGAAGTAAGATTATCTGCTCCCACGGCTTCGGCGTCACCGCAGATTCGCGGGGTATGTTTCCGGAAATTGCCGAGTCTATTCCATCTGCTGAGTTTGTGATGTTTGACTACAACGAAGTGAAGCCAAATGGCGACACAGTCGTAGCGTCGCTTGACGAACAAGCGGCGAAGCTGCAAGCGTAGATCGACGCGGCAGGTGATGATGTGGTGTTGCTATGTCATTCGCAGGGCTGTGTGGTAGCGGGACTTATTAGTCTCGACAGGGTGGCAAGAGTAATCCTTCTCGCACCGCCAGTCAATATGAGTATGCAGCGTACGATTGGCAAAATGCTGAACCGCCCTGGTAGTAAGATCAATCCTGATGGTATATCCGAACTCCCACGAACCGACGGTACGACAACCTATTTGTCGCAAGAATATCTGCAAAGTCTCGATAAGTATATGCCCATGGATCTGTATCAAAAAATAGCCAACACTGTGCCGACCATCATCATCCGTGCGACACAGGACGAAGTGATTGGCATGACGAATGTCGACGAAATCCAGTATGCGACGCATTACGATATCGCGGCGGATCATAATTTCACTGGGATTGCTCGTGCGACGCTCATCGGATTGTTGCAAAAAGAGGTGCTGCTCGCGCGATAATAGCCTGTACATTCGTGTCCCCGGGGAGTACTCTAGACGAAAAGAGGCTACCATGGGATTACACTCACACGAATGCGAGAAAAAGCAAGAAGCGCGCCGCAGAGATGATGCAAATTATCTCGCTGAATACGTGCGCAAAATCTATATGACGCGAAGTGCCGACTTCGATGAGCATGCCGGGGGCATGTTGCAACAACTTCATGTGTATTTGCGAGACGATGAGCTTTCGACTAGTATCCATGTGAAGATGCCAGAGAATGGTAATGTACGCGAGGCTGATTTTGCGGTAGATACGTACTCCGATGACGATTCATGGCATCGTTACGAGTTCTCGATTGGGCGTGGTATGATTTGGCATGCATGGCAAGAGGGTGACTCATACGAAGGTGGGTGGATTGATGATGACCAAGCCCATGTTTTGGCTATGTGTGAAGTGCTTGAGGTATTGGATGCGAGTGATGTTGAACCACCAGTCACTGAGTCGTGTGAAGAAGTTGAATTCTGGGATATCGCACTCAATATTTGTTATGATGACATGGAGCTGGGTGTGCGGCATGCAATGTGGGGTTATATTGATGCACAGTTGCCGACCAAGGCTTTTAGTGAGTTTGTGACACGGACCCAGGAAGCAAGAGCGGTAGTGGAAATGGCACTCGGCGTGCATGCTTCGATAAGCTGCTTCTCTGCACGAGGAGCTACAAAATATGAGCTGAATCGGTTGTACTGGGGACGCGAGCTCGATCGAAAGTTCGATAAGCCAAAAATATTATAATAATAGCGAAGTTGAAGATTTTACCGTTAGCACAAGCTTGCACCCTTGTGGTATAAGTGGACGCAAGACTATGAGTATGAGTAATCCAGAAAAGTATCTCAAACTGCGCGAAGCGCAAACATATGAAGAAATATGCCTTGATATTGAACGCGTGGCGACAAGTATCTTGGACTATTTGCCCGAAGCACAGTCCAGCGCGACTTGGCAAAGTACTACCGATGAGTTTGGCGAGATAACTATAGAGTTGTCACCGAGCCCTACGTCACGCGAAGTTTTCCATGGCAAAACCGTGACACTATTGGATGATAATGGCATCTATCTGCGACAATACGAAGTGAGGAATGGCGGTGAACAGGGTGGAGTAGCGGTCGGACTCATGCAGGGGCGGTTGCCAAACGCCTTTTCGCTCAGTCGTCCAGAGTTTGAAGATAACCGCGAGAGACTGCTAGTTGAACTGCAAGGTATTTTGGCAACTGGTGCATATACATATGTGCCTGAGTATATAAGAGAACGAAACAAAAAATTCGATGCACTGGTTTATGATTATCACATGAGTGGTGTCGAGTATATGACTGAGGAAAATCTACCAACGCAGATTGCGAGGCAAGCACTGAGGGTAGATTGGCCGACAAAGCTGAAACATATGTTCCATGCGCGTGCGCGTGCGCGGGATAGCTATACCGAAATGCTAGATGAATCGTCGTTAAGTAATATGATCGGGGATATGTCACGTGCAGAGCGCGCAGACTTTGCCCAGTCTCAGCGATACGAGGCGGGGCAACGACCACAAGGGCAGTATGCCAATAGAGAATTTCCTGAAACTCATGATGAAACAGGATGGTAGTTGGTGTGGCCACAGTGTGCTATACTAGATGTAATAACTCTATAGGAGGTGAAGATGCCAAAGACGCAGCCTGAGCTTCAGCGAGACACATCGCCACCTCCTCACTCATTGTCCATGAATCCTGCCAACTGGATGCGTAGGAGCAAAAAACTTGGAAACGTCGCGATGCATGGTATTTACCAGACGCGGCGTTTTCTTGATTATGAGATCGCGGCACCTGGACCTGGTAGTATTATGCCAATATTTGTAGCTCCAGAGGATAGTCACGCGAGTAGTTTGCGCAAGATCGACAAGCTTCGCAACATGGCGAAACGTTCACATGAAGTGCTAGTGAGTGTCAATACGGTGTTTCCGATGACGCTTTTTCCGAGTACGGTGATCGTTGATCGGACAAAAGTCACTATTATCAGCCGGACGTTTTTCTTCACTTCCAAAACAGTGAGCATTCGTGTGGAGGATATTTTGAACGTATCGTGTACACTCGGGCCTTTCTTTGGCTCAGTGGTGATATCGAGTCGCGTCATGAATTCTACTGATCACTTCGAAATCGACTTGTTTTGGCGGCACGATGCAATCCGGCTTAAGCACATCATACAGGGTTATATGATTGCACAGCATAATGAGGTAGATATATCGCATTTGTCGCGAGAGGAGCTGGTGGAGCACCTGGCTGAACTGGGTCACGAAAACGACCGCTAGCGCACGCTGCGCGATTTCGCTACAATAGGGCTATGATTGAATACTATACCGATGGCAGTGCGAGCCCAAATCCGGGTCCTGGTGGCTTTGCTGTTATCAAGGGCGGTACACCGCATATTCTGGGTAGCGAAGATGGGGAGACGACAAATATCCGCATGGAGGGTCTCGCGATTGTAGCGGCGCTAGAAGATGCAGCAGGCGCACCATGTCAGATTCGTACTGACAGCGAGTTTTGGATCAATGTCATCACCAGATGGGCACCCGGATGGGAAGCGAAGGGCTGGAAGAAAAAAGGTGGCGAGATCAAAAACCTCGACATCGTCCAAAAAGTATATCCACTGTATCAGGATTCACAGGCGGAGCTGATCTGGGTGCGCGGTCATGTAGGTACAGAGCTTAATGAGCTGGCAGACGAGTGGGCGAACAAAGCACGCGAAGGCGCGAGGATATAGCTATGCGACAGCACGCGTGGGAAGATGTTCCGCATGACGTGCACCGCGACGTGAGTGCGGAGATTGGTGGATTGATGCAGAATCTCGAACTGCACTTTGATCGTAAGTGTATAGGGGGCGCATATACTGTGCGAAGCGACGGAGAAGTGGACGGTGTCGACTGGGATCAGGATACGCTGTATTTTCCACTTGCACCGCCGCGCAAGGTGAGTACACTTATGACGAGGAAGACCGAGCGCTCGCTACTCACTGACATGTCGAGTGAGGAGCTGAACTATGGTGTACATGACATGTTGTTTGATCACCAAGCGTCGCCTGATGATACGTATCTCGCGACGACGAGTATTTACCGCTACAAAAAAGGTCGCCGAGGAATTTCTCGTGATTATGAAGTTGCGTCGTATTTGTTGCTGCGTGGTGGCATGGCTGTAGTCAAGCTCGGACAATTTGAGTCGATTGGTATTGTTATGGCTGGCTCGGGTGATACGCGAGTAGAATATTCGGACGAGGGTAGATACAGCGAACTTGACGAACAAGACGAGCGGCGGGTAAGGGCCGCTGTTGCTCAGCTGCTGTGGCCTGTGCTACAATCAAGGGATTAACAACTAAATATCAAGAGCGTGGCGAGGGACTGGCCCTACGACCCACCGGCAAACGGGTGTGTTACCAGCACATCACGGTGCCAAATCCAGCCTAGCATAGCTAGGGAAGATATGAGCAAAACTTTTGTGTACTCTTTCCTTGTTCGCTAGAACAGATATGGGAGGAGATTTTTTTATGTCTGAAGCAACTAATTACCGAACTGCCGAGAGCGTGAGCCCGAAGCATCCCGACAAGCTATGTGATCAGATATCTGATGCGATACTGGATGCGCACTTGGCTGAAGACCCCGATGCTCGTGTGGCGGTGGATGTGGCGGGCGGGCATGGCACGGTGTTCGTCACGGGCGAAGTGACAAGCCGAGCGACCGTGGATGTCGATGCGATAGTACAACGTATCGCTGGTGACGTCGAAATTATCAACCGGCTGGCGCCACAGAGCACAGAAATTGCGCAAGGTGTCGACATCGGCGGTGCGGGCGATCAAGGCATCATGATCGGCTATGCGACGAGCGAGACACCGGAGTTGCTGCCACTCGAAGTGGTGCTGGCACGTAGGTTGAATCAAGAGCTGTATGAACACTGGTCATATGATGGCAAAACACAGGTGACGCTCGATGGCGAGTATATTGTGGCAGTAGTGGCAAGTTTTCAGCACGCGTCGCACGATGAGTTGCAAAATGTGGTAGAAGTGTGGCTCGATGAGCAGACAATCGCACCTGTCGCAGACGATGTGGCGCTCCATATCAATCCTGCAGGCGACTGGCGGGTGGGAGGATTTGACGCTGACGCAGGACTGACCGGCCGCAAACTGGCAGTCGACAATTATGGTCCACGTATCCCGATCGGTGGCGGTGCGTTTAGTGGCAAAGACCCGAGCAAAGTAGATAGGAGCGCGGCGTATATCGCTCGCAAGATAGCCGTAGATTATTTGAAGCGACGCGATGCCCACGAAGTGTTCGTGCGTCTAGCCTACGCCATTGGCTACGATCAGCCATTAGAGGCGACAGTGATTGTTGATGGCATACAGGAGCAGGCGAGCGGGTATGATTTAACTCCACAAGGTATCATTGACGCGCTCCAGCTCAAGCGACCGATCTACGAACAGACGGCTCGGTATGGGCATTTTGGGCAAGGGTTTGACTGGGATTGATGACAATTTGAAAAAAGAAGCGTAGGATAGAGGGTATATTAATCGAGGTTAGAGCATATGAGCGAATTTTTCCTGCGTCCAGATAACCCACCCACGGCCGAACAAGTGATGTCGTTTGCTAGAACATGCGTGTTGTTTGCTCACCGTCATGGTCAGCTAGCAAGATACAAGAACTGGTATAAGATCGGTCCCATGGCTCGGTATACACCTCCAGATGTCGTCGCGGGCGAGCCTTTTGGGCTTCTCTACGAAGATACGTTTAAAGTCTATACAAAGATAGACACTGTACGCGAGATAACCCAAGCAAACATACTGCATACTATTGTCGCTCGAGAAATTAATGGTGTCGATGAGGGTGTTCATGCGACTGAACTACGTACGGTAGATAGGCTTAGGGTGGTGGGCAGTCGTGTTGTTGAGTCGAGTCGAAGCTTGGAGCAAACCACTGGTGGCATGAAACAGTCACAGCATAGCTCGTTGCTTGGCGAGATTAGTCTAGATAACCTATATATACCCGATGATCTTGCTGAAAGGATTTCTATCGAGGATGAGTTTCGAGTAATTACCGGAGACGATTTCGCAGGTACTGCTCGAGAGGTGTCACAGCGCATGAATATGGTAGACAATGCAGAGTATGAATATAACGAGAAACGTAAAAACTACTTGGCGTATTTTGACAGGTGATCGGTAGTTCGTAAGGATTTTGCTGTACAATAGTGTGTAGTTATAGATAAAAACGAAAGTTAGAATATGGAAGATCAGCAAGCGCCGGATATGCCGGAGACGACAGATATTTTTTTGTGGGCAAATAATACAGATGGAATCAAAAACGACCTTGATGTCGAACTATTCCTTTTCAACAAAAACTATACCCCGTATAGCACGAATTTTGCCACAGAACTGAACGCACAGATCAAGCCAATGTTTCTCTATGACATCCTCGGCTTCGTCACGATGGGTGCGGGCACTGGACTAAGTGTGCGCGATTTCGAGCTCAGCGACGGTGAAGAGAACACCCTACTTCGCACTGATCTCGAGAAGGTAGGGCGAGCCGAAACCTTGCTTCATCTCATCGAGCATGAGCGCCATGACATTGTAGAATTTAGCGAGCAAGAGCACGAGTTTAAACGTATCAAAGGCATCGTCGCGAAGTTTACGGATCCAAACGACAAGGACAAGAAGTTCTACGTGATCAAAATGATCCAGCAAGGCAATGTACTCAAAGGCGCCACTAGCTGGGAATTCCGCGACGGCAAGTTTGGTGCGTTTGCAGCCGAAGTTGGCTTCAAGTTACCGAGTGACAACCAGGTACTTGTCATCGACAAAGACATCTTTGTGTTCAATCAGACTAAGTTTGAGCGCCTTTTCAATTACGATTATAAAAAACAGGCTATCGCCGATGCCCGCGTAGCCGAGATCGAGCAGCAATACAAGCTGAGTTTTCCGGAAGGATTAACGCTGCAAGACATGGTGCGAGAGCGCAAAAAGATTGTAACCAAACTGCAGAAGCTCGAAGTGGGTGGCGTTACACAGGAGCAGGCGGTGGAGTACGCCGACGAGATGCAGCTGGATATTATGACGGACGACGCAGGTGCAATTATCATCATGGACGGCCACGACCTCGATACGTTCGTGAGTCTCATCAATGAAGATTATATGACGAGCCAAATCACTGGCAAGCGCTACGAGATTAAGAGCAAGAAGCTGCTCGACGAGCCAGATGGCGAACCGCCTCGTGGCTAACTATGTCGGCCAGCCCCATGATTCTGCCGTGTAAGTGACAGGGTATGAGCGCGAGAGATTGATGAAACAGATAGATTTTCTATCGTCATTCCAACTGAGGGTCGTACCGCTGGGGCAGGTTTTGCCGGAAAAATAGCCGTAAATCGCGATACTGCTAGCAGCGGCCGTACCACTATAGCGCGCCCATACGCCACCCGAATATGTGTTAGCAAGATAGGTACTGTTGTCGCCCGGAAGCTTGACGCTCAGTACACTGTCAATGGCTTTGGTAAGTGGAGGATAACTGGCATGAACGGTTGTTGATTCTACAAAATCTCGGCAAAAATAGGATGTCTCGGTGACTGACTGAGCGGTAATGCTGGTCGGTCTACTTGTACCCCAGCGACTGTTGACCTCGGCGCCTGTGAGTCCGCCAAAATGCAGGCAATAGCTGCCGGATTGGGGGACGGCTGGATACTGTTTCTCTTGTGAAGCATAGAGGGCGAACGCATCGCGATAAGAAGTCATGGCATGTACAACTTGTGAATTGAACGCACGATCATCGACACCGCGCCAGGCTACAATGCCGATAGTCACGAGCAATGCTATCATCATGACGACTACAAGTATCTCCACAAGAGTGAAGCCGGCTAG
Protein-coding sequences here:
- the recO gene encoding DNA repair protein RecO: MKPERTQAIVLRRTDYGESDRILQLITPLGKRSAMARGVRKPRSKLAGGVELLAESEVLLRPGKGELMVLSSARMVTFYRQILADYDRLQFAYEVLKLVSRASEHADSSEWFTVTKEVLAGLDDPSTSSALTKAWFYIQYARLMGDELSTQRDALGELLRADQTYRYNVGEKALVPHDAGDITANHIKVLRLLAERPLHVARHVSGLSEYLIVVAATAHQHAATD
- a CDS encoding response regulator, giving the protein MTTILLVEDDMWFAAQQQRILAGAGYTVTHVSDAQAAVDQIEVADIHAIVLDVLLAYNTAFTLLHELQSYEETSKLPVVMYTTQAELLNMEALKSYGIQVVLDKTTMRPDDTVRALTRVGV
- a CDS encoding glycine--tRNA ligase; the protein is MVKKSTNETMDNIISLAKRRGFIYPGSDVYGGLSGTWDYGPLGVALKRNIMQLWWKMFVDDREDMYGVDAAIIMNQKVWQASGHVDTFVDPLCEDTVNHRRFRTDHILKDAGVDAEGMTMEQMDAAIEEQGIKSPDGNPLSKSRTFNMMFTTHVGASSDATSVSYLRPETAQGIFTNYKNVVDNFYPDLPFGLAQQGKAFRNEIAPRDFIFRSREFEQMEIEYFVNPDEWEVSFDALLKDIHAYLEALGLPQDRIHELEVPEQDRAHYSKRTIDIEYDFPIGKEELLGLAYRTDFDLMNIQNNSAKSMEYTIKGTNTKFVPHVIEPSFGVERAVMAVMSAAYTEDEVNGEKRIVMKFPEHLAPVKYAVSPLLKNKPELVAKAREVYQILKKEHGAVMWDDNGNIGKRYRRQDEIGTPHCVVIDFETIEGDGTVTIRDRDTTEQRRVKITEL
- a CDS encoding methionine adenosyltransferase domain-containing protein, with the protein product MSEATNYRTAESVSPKHPDKLCDQISDAILDAHLAEDPDARVAVDVAGGHGTVFVTGEVTSRATVDVDAIVQRIAGDVEIINRLAPQSTEIAQGVDIGGAGDQGIMIGYATSETPELLPLEVVLARRLNQELYEHWSYDGKTQVTLDGEYIVAVVASFQHASHDELQNVVEVWLDEQTIAPVADDVALHINPAGDWRVGGFDADAGLTGRKLAVDNYGPRIPIGGGAFSGKDPSKVDRSAAYIARKIAVDYLKRRDAHEVFVRLAYAIGYDQPLEATVIVDGIQEQASGYDLTPQGIIDALQLKRPIYEQTARYGHFGQGFDWD
- a CDS encoding type II secretion system protein gives rise to the protein MLHRTRQKLAGFTLVEILVVVMMIALLVTIGIVAWRGVDDRAFNSQVVHAMTSYRDAFALYASQEKQYPAVPQSGSYCLHFGGLTGAEVNSRWGTSRPTSITAQSVTETSYFCRDFVESTTVHASYPPLTKAIDSVLSVKLPGDNSTYLANTYSGGVWARYSGTAAASSIAIYGYFSGKTCPSGTTLSWNDDRKSICFINLSRSYPVTYTAESWGWPT
- a CDS encoding ribonuclease H family protein codes for the protein MIEYYTDGSASPNPGPGGFAVIKGGTPHILGSEDGETTNIRMEGLAIVAALEDAAGAPCQIRTDSEFWINVITRWAPGWEAKGWKKKGGEIKNLDIVQKVYPLYQDSQAELIWVRGHVGTELNELADEWANKAREGARI
- a CDS encoding DUF4868 domain-containing protein, which produces MEDQQAPDMPETTDIFLWANNTDGIKNDLDVELFLFNKNYTPYSTNFATELNAQIKPMFLYDILGFVTMGAGTGLSVRDFELSDGEENTLLRTDLEKVGRAETLLHLIEHERHDIVEFSEQEHEFKRIKGIVAKFTDPNDKDKKFYVIKMIQQGNVLKGATSWEFRDGKFGAFAAEVGFKLPSDNQVLVIDKDIFVFNQTKFERLFNYDYKKQAIADARVAEIEQQYKLSFPEGLTLQDMVRERKKIVTKLQKLEVGGVTQEQAVEYADEMQLDIMTDDAGAIIIMDGHDLDTFVSLINEDYMTSQITGKRYEIKSKKLLDEPDGEPPRG